A single window of Gossypium arboreum isolate Shixiya-1 chromosome 13, ASM2569848v2, whole genome shotgun sequence DNA harbors:
- the LOC108463430 gene encoding putative F-box protein At1g67390 isoform X2, which translates to MTSRLANEVIDDPGPDLISKLPDSLLREIISHLPVDDVVRTSILSRRWSGLWRYVPCLDFDPKRMMKPSKQLLYQQQLISRRLGIDTSDADLKKEIFHAVLLIDKVLSSHKSYLVGCKIVHFPDSCRYGKLQRWIEHLISQKKVQELSFTCEDSLDPHQNLVGRSNDLKMMSLPSGIFSCASLHALELCHYKLETDVPFHHCHNLKTMKLKWLYLSTQTLDGIIFSCVFLEHFSLRFSGGFDRVRLVSDKVKAVELQSLRVKEIHLSTKSLEVLVLDTIKCRAKNLLINASKLRVFRAYRNPILENPDKLLRYKDDMALKVAEILEHCSGLLDTTLDQSLCKSSGILHSKSEENATRICSLPYPESMLWDKRELCDCITRTLTEVTIKGFKGKEREMEFVRHLITKATVMERINIWCSNRCSRQEAEAAYGLLSLPRSSIHVSIVLKPGLAVGNASFRTWLLTLN; encoded by the exons atgaCTTCCAGATTGGCTAATGAAGTGATTGATGATCCTGGCCCTGATTTGATCAGCAAGCTTCCTGACTCACTCTTGAGAGAGATTATATCACATTTACCAGTGGATGATGTTGTAAGAACAAGCATTTTATCAAGGCGGTGGAGCGGTTTATGGAGGTACGTTCCTTGTCTCGATTTTGATCCCAAAAGAATGATGAAACCAAGCAAACAACTGCTTTATCAACAACAACTCATCTCTCGGCGACTTGGAATCGATACCTCGGATGCTGATTTGAAGAAGGAGATTTTCCATGCTGTTTTGTTGATTGACAAGGTACTGTCTTCTCACAAAAGTTACTTGGTTGGCTGCAAAATCGTTCATTTCCCTGATAGCTGCAGATATGGTAAGCTTCAGAGATGGATTGAGCATCTTATATCACAGAAAAAGGTTCAAGAACTGTCTTTCACTTGTGAAGATTCTCTTGATCCCCATCAAAATCTTGTGGGAAGATCTAATGATTTGAAAATGATGAGTTTACCGTCTGGGATTTTCTCTTGTGCTTCTTTGCATGCGCTTGAGTTGTGTCATTACAAGCTTGAAACTGATGTCCCTTTTCACCATTGCCATAACCTGAAAACCATGAAACTCAAATGGCTGTACCTTTCAACCCAAACCCTTGATGGAATCATTTTCAGTTGTGTCTTTTTGGAGCATTTCAGCCTTCGTTTCAGCGGCGGGTTCGACCGGGTTCGGCTTGTTAGTGACAAGGTCAAAGCCGTGGAGCTGCAGTCTTTGAGGGTGAAAGAGATTCACTTATCAACCAAATCCCTTGAGGTTTTGGTGCTGGATACTATAAAATGTCGAGCCAAAAATTTGCTTATCAATGCCTCAAAGCTCAGAGTGTTTCGTGCATACCGCAATCCCATACTTGAGAATCCAGACAAATTGCTCAGATACAAAGACGATATGGCTTTGAAAGTCGCAGAAATTCTAGAACACTGCAGTGGTCTATTG GATACAACTCTAGATCAAAGCTTATGCAAATCCAGTGGAATATTGCACTCCAAATCAGAAGAAAATGCCACTCGGATTTGCTCATTGCCGTATCCGGAATCGATGCTGTGGGATAAAAGGGAGCTTTGCGACTGTATCACGCGCACCCTAACCGAAGTAACGATAAAGGGATTCAAAGGGAAGGAGAGAGAGATGGAATTTGTGAGGCATCTCATAACAAAGGCTACTGTGATGGAGAGAATCAACATATGGTGCAGTAATAGGTGTTCAAGACAAGAAGCTGAGGCAGCCTACGGGTTATTGTCATTGCCAAGGTCATCCATTCATGTTTCAATTGTTCTAAAGCCAGGTTTGGCTGTGGGCAATGCAAGTTTTCGGACATGGCTCCTAACCCTCAACTAG
- the LOC108463430 gene encoding putative F-box protein At1g67390 isoform X1 gives MTSRLANEVIDDPGPDLISKLPDSLLREIISHLPVDDVVRTSILSRRWSGLWRYVPCLDFDPKRMMKPSKQLLYQQQLISRRLGIDTSDADLKKEIFHAVLLIDKVLSSHKSYLVGCKIVHFPDSCRYGKLQRWIEHLISQKKVQELSFTCEDSLDPHQNLVGRSNDLKMMSLPSGIFSCASLHALELCHYKLETDVPFHHCHNLKTMKLKWLYLSTQTLDGIIFSCVFLEHFSLRFSGGFDRVRLVSDKVKAVELQSLRVKEIHLSTKSLEVLVLDTIKCRAKNLLINASKLRVFRAYRNPILENPDKLLRYKDDMALKVAEILEHCSGLLRPENDEGDDHAMVNSSLFNQYLLKLLLDLDLNNIREVLILSFILRVCTNLKHLEINIQDTTLDQSLCKSSGILHSKSEENATRICSLPYPESMLWDKRELCDCITRTLTEVTIKGFKGKEREMEFVRHLITKATVMERINIWCSNRCSRQEAEAAYGLLSLPRSSIHVSIVLKPGLAVGNASFRTWLLTLN, from the exons atgaCTTCCAGATTGGCTAATGAAGTGATTGATGATCCTGGCCCTGATTTGATCAGCAAGCTTCCTGACTCACTCTTGAGAGAGATTATATCACATTTACCAGTGGATGATGTTGTAAGAACAAGCATTTTATCAAGGCGGTGGAGCGGTTTATGGAGGTACGTTCCTTGTCTCGATTTTGATCCCAAAAGAATGATGAAACCAAGCAAACAACTGCTTTATCAACAACAACTCATCTCTCGGCGACTTGGAATCGATACCTCGGATGCTGATTTGAAGAAGGAGATTTTCCATGCTGTTTTGTTGATTGACAAGGTACTGTCTTCTCACAAAAGTTACTTGGTTGGCTGCAAAATCGTTCATTTCCCTGATAGCTGCAGATATGGTAAGCTTCAGAGATGGATTGAGCATCTTATATCACAGAAAAAGGTTCAAGAACTGTCTTTCACTTGTGAAGATTCTCTTGATCCCCATCAAAATCTTGTGGGAAGATCTAATGATTTGAAAATGATGAGTTTACCGTCTGGGATTTTCTCTTGTGCTTCTTTGCATGCGCTTGAGTTGTGTCATTACAAGCTTGAAACTGATGTCCCTTTTCACCATTGCCATAACCTGAAAACCATGAAACTCAAATGGCTGTACCTTTCAACCCAAACCCTTGATGGAATCATTTTCAGTTGTGTCTTTTTGGAGCATTTCAGCCTTCGTTTCAGCGGCGGGTTCGACCGGGTTCGGCTTGTTAGTGACAAGGTCAAAGCCGTGGAGCTGCAGTCTTTGAGGGTGAAAGAGATTCACTTATCAACCAAATCCCTTGAGGTTTTGGTGCTGGATACTATAAAATGTCGAGCCAAAAATTTGCTTATCAATGCCTCAAAGCTCAGAGTGTTTCGTGCATACCGCAATCCCATACTTGAGAATCCAGACAAATTGCTCAGATACAAAGACGATATGGCTTTGAAAGTCGCAGAAATTCTAGAACACTGCAGTGGTCTATTG AGACCTGAAAATGATGAAGGTGATGACCATGCAATGGTCAACTCAAGTTTGTTCAATCAGTACTTATTGAAGCTATTACTTGATTTGGACTTGAACAATATAAGGGAAGTTTTGATACTTTCTTTCATTTTACGAGTATGCACTAATCTAAAGCATCTTGAAATCAATATACAG GATACAACTCTAGATCAAAGCTTATGCAAATCCAGTGGAATATTGCACTCCAAATCAGAAGAAAATGCCACTCGGATTTGCTCATTGCCGTATCCGGAATCGATGCTGTGGGATAAAAGGGAGCTTTGCGACTGTATCACGCGCACCCTAACCGAAGTAACGATAAAGGGATTCAAAGGGAAGGAGAGAGAGATGGAATTTGTGAGGCATCTCATAACAAAGGCTACTGTGATGGAGAGAATCAACATATGGTGCAGTAATAGGTGTTCAAGACAAGAAGCTGAGGCAGCCTACGGGTTATTGTCATTGCCAAGGTCATCCATTCATGTTTCAATTGTTCTAAAGCCAGGTTTGGCTGTGGGCAATGCAAGTTTTCGGACATGGCTCCTAACCCTCAACTAG